GAACCGGGTGAGCATCACCGCCACGCAGATGATGCAATCCATGATCTACAGCTCGATCCCGACCCGCGCGGAGGTGTTCGACGTGGCGAACGCGGTGCTCGACGGAACCGATGCGGTGATGCTGTCGGCCGAGACGGCTACCGGCCGCTATCCGGTGCAGGCGGTCAAGGCCATGAGCCACATCTGCGAGGTGGCTGAACGCCAGCGCGGCGCGCTGACCTCCGATCATCGCATCAACACGCGCTTTGTGAGAGTGGACGAAGCTATCGCAATGGGGACCATGTACACCGCCAACCATCTTGGCGTGCGCGCCATCGCGGCCATGACCGAATCGGGTTCGACACCGTTGTGGATGTCGCGCATCAGCTCCGGCATTCCCATCTACGCACTGACGCGGCATGACAAAACGCGGCGCAGGGTAGCGCTTTACCGCGGCGTATATCCGGTGAAATTTACCACCGCGGTGACCGAGCACGTGCAGGCCAGCCGTGAGGCCGAGCGCGTGCTGGTCGAGGCGGGCGTCGTGAAGAAGGGCGATCTGGTGATCATCACCAAGGGCGATCTGATGGGCCGCGACGGCGGCACCAACTCGATGCGCATCGCCAGTATCGGCGCCCTGGAAGACAAGCCCCTGACAACGAAACCCGGTGCCCGGTGAGCATGCTTGTGTCCGCCGGGCGTGATGGCCGGTGAGCGGCCCTGATATAATCTTTCGTGATTACTTCCCTGGCCGCCGGCTCGATCGCGGTAGCCGGGCAGTGCGATTACCGATGTTTCCCAGGAGCAAGCCATGAAAATTGTTACCGCCATCATCAAGCCATTCAAGCTGGACGATGTCCGCGAATCGCTATCGGAAATCGGCATTCAGGGTTTGACGGCTACCGAAGTCAAAGGCTTCGGCCGCCAGAAAGGACACACTGAGCTTTATCGCGGCGCGGAATACGTAGTGGATTTTCTGCCGAAAATCAAACTGGAAGTCGCGGTGAACGACGATCAGGTTGATGCGGTCATTGAGGCGATCACGAATTCCGCCAAGACCGGCAAGATCGGCGACGGCAAAATCTTCGTCACCGGCATCGAGCAGGCGATCCGCATCCGCACGGGGGAGACCGGCGCGGATGCCATCTGAATCGCGACACTGGGTGTGAGAAAACTTGGTCCGTAAAAATCAGGCCGCCCTGGCGGCGATAGCGGGCTGCCTGCCCGCCGCGGCGTTGGCCCAGGAAGGCTTGAACGCCGGCGACACGGCCTGGCTGTTAACGTCAACGGCGCTGGTGCTGTTTATGACCATCCCGGGCCTGTCGCTGTTTTACGCGGGACTGGTGAGGGCCAAGAACGTGCTGTCGGTGTTGATGCAGTGCTTCGCCATCACCTGCCTCGTGTCGTTGCTGTGGGTCATCTACGCATATAGTCTTGCGTTCGCCGACGGCGGCGCGGCGAACGGTATTATCGGGGGCTTGAGCAACATCTTCCTCAAGAGTGTTACGCGCGATTCGTTGTCGGGCACGATTCCGGAAACCGTGTTCGTCATGTTTCAGATGACCTTCGCCGTAATCACGCCCGCGCTTGTCATCGGCGCCTTCGCCGAGCGCATGAAATTCGCGGCCATGTTGTGGTTTACGGCGATGTGGCTGACGTTTGTTTATCTGCCCGTCTGTCATTGGGTGTGGGGCGGCGGCTGGCTGTTTCAGATGGGTGTGCTGGATTTCGCCGGCGGTCTGGTCGTACACACCACGGCGGGGGTCGCCGCGCTGGTCGCGGCCATCGTGCTGGGCCGGCGTAAGGGGTTTCCGGAATCCCCCATGCCGCCGCACAATCTGACCTTGACGGTCACCGGCGCCGGCATGCTGTGGGTAGGCTGGTTTGGCTTCAACGCCGGCAGCGCGGTGGCGGCCAATGGCAGTGCCGGCATGGCGATGCTGGTGACGCATATCAGCGCCGCGTCCGCGTCGCTCGCGTGGATGACCATGGAGTGGGTGCGGTTCCGGAGACCAAGCGTGCTGGGCATCGTCACGGGAATGGTCGCGGGTCTCGGCACCATTACGCCGGCCTCGGGTTTCGTTGGGCCGGCGGGCGCCCTCATTATCGGCCTGAGCGCCGGCATGCTGTGCTTCTTCGCCACCAACATCGTCAAACGCGTGTTCGGCATCGACGACTCGCTGGACGTGTTTCCCGTGCATGGCGTGGGCGGAATGCTGGGCACGCTACTGGCTGGCGTATTCGTGTCCGCGGGCCTCGGTGGCGCGGGTCTGGCGGGAGGTCAAACGCCAATGGGACAGGTGGGTGTACAGATCGTCGCCATCCTCGCGACGGTAATTTGGACCCTGTGCATCACGTTCATTATTCTGAAAATCATCGATGGTCTTCTAGGGCTGCGCGTGGCGGAGGCCGAGGAGACCGAAGGGCTGGACATCACCCAGCACGAGGAGAAGGGTTACTCTCTGTAAACCCGTATCTTCCACGACAGGGGAATCAACGACAACGAGGTGAAACAATGATTTCGATAGCTATGCGCATGGCCGCGCTGGCCGCGTTACTGGCCCTGACCACCGCACAGGCCACCACGGCCAAACTGGTCGCGCCTGAGGTTGAATACCCGGGCGGCACGAGGGTAGAGCCGCCGGGACACGGCGTGTCCTTCACCATTCCAGAAGGCTGGAACGGAATGCTCCCGAAGGGCGTGGCATTTTTCGTCATGGGTTCACAGGCGCAGAAGGCGTACGTGTTCGCGCTTACTGATAAATTGACTCAGGAGAAGGCCCTCTCGAACATGCAACAGCCGCTTGAGCTGGGTAACGGGTTGACCTTGCAATTACAGGGCAAGGTTCAACAGCAGAAAGACACCCTGACCGCAAATTACGACGTGGTCGGAACGGACAGTCCGTTAACGGGTTACGTCGAGACACTGGTGGGCAAAGGCGGCACGGGTGTTAGCTTCGTCGCGATCAGCGCGCCGGAAACCGCCGATGGTGTTGTCGACGTGGTCCA
The sequence above is a segment of the Gammaproteobacteria bacterium genome. Coding sequences within it:
- the glnK gene encoding P-II family nitrogen regulator; amino-acid sequence: MKIVTAIIKPFKLDDVRESLSEIGIQGLTATEVKGFGRQKGHTELYRGAEYVVDFLPKIKLEVAVNDDQVDAVIEAITNSAKTGKIGDGKIFVTGIEQAIRIRTGETGADAI
- a CDS encoding ammonium transporter, translating into MVRKNQAALAAIAGCLPAAALAQEGLNAGDTAWLLTSTALVLFMTIPGLSLFYAGLVRAKNVLSVLMQCFAITCLVSLLWVIYAYSLAFADGGAANGIIGGLSNIFLKSVTRDSLSGTIPETVFVMFQMTFAVITPALVIGAFAERMKFAAMLWFTAMWLTFVYLPVCHWVWGGGWLFQMGVLDFAGGLVVHTTAGVAALVAAIVLGRRKGFPESPMPPHNLTLTVTGAGMLWVGWFGFNAGSAVAANGSAGMAMLVTHISAASASLAWMTMEWVRFRRPSVLGIVTGMVAGLGTITPASGFVGPAGALIIGLSAGMLCFFATNIVKRVFGIDDSLDVFPVHGVGGMLGTLLAGVFVSAGLGGAGLAGGQTPMGQVGVQIVAILATVIWTLCITFIILKIIDGLLGLRVAEAEETEGLDITQHEEKGYSL